A DNA window from Arachis hypogaea cultivar Tifrunner chromosome 18, arahy.Tifrunner.gnm2.J5K5, whole genome shotgun sequence contains the following coding sequences:
- the LOC112771504 gene encoding kiwellin-like → MAHKATSSFMILYCSLCLFTLINALSSCNGPCNNLNDCSGQLICINGRCNDDPDVGTHICTTPARPSGGGKTCRSSGNLQCGTNSYPQYRCSPPVSSSTKAILTLNDFSEGGDGGGPSECDGNYHENSEPVVALSTGWYNQGSRCLKMIRITASNGRSVLAKVVDECDSVNGCDSEHSGQPPCRKNVVDGSQAVWDALGLDTDVGVENVTWSMA, encoded by the exons ATGGCTCACAAAGCAACCTCCTCCTTTATGATTCTATATTGTTCCTTGTGCCTATTCACTCTCATAAACGCACTCTCCTCCTGCAACGGCCCATGCAACAACCTCAACGATTGCTCTGGCCAGCTCATCTGCATCAACGGAAGGTGCAACGACGACCCTGACGTCGGCACTCACATCTGCACCACCCCCGCTCGACCAAGTGGTGGCGGCAAAACCTGCCGATCCTCCGGCAACCTTCAATGCGGCACAAACTCCTACCCTCAATACAG GTGCTCGCCTCCGGTGTCATCCTCCACCAAGGCAATACTCACCCTGAACGACTTCAGCGAAGGCGGAGACGGAGGTGGCCCATCTGAGTGTGACGGAAACTACCACGAAAACTCAGAGCCAGTGGTGGCACTGTCCACTGGGTGGTACAACCAAGGGTCGAGGTGCTTGAAGATGATAAGGATCACCGCGAGTAACGGGAGGAGCGTGTTGGCTAAGGTGGTGGACGAGTGCGACTCCGTTAACGGTTGTGATTCGGAGCATTCAGGACAGCCACCGTGCCGGAAAAACGTCGTGGATGGATCGCAGGCGGTGTGGGATGCTCTAGGGCTGGATACGGATGTTGGGGTTGAAAACGTTACTTGGTCAATGGCCTAA